In Lacibacter sp. H375, one DNA window encodes the following:
- a CDS encoding amidohydrolase yields the protein MRTIFTGFLCLLFSYTSIAQTKPVPSSKTEAWKKEIINSVDSKAKDAQVMVDMVFSFAELGFQETETSAYLTKILEQNGFTIERGVSGMPTAWIAKWGNGKPFIALGSDVDCIPKASQKPGVAYKSPIIEDAPGHGEGHNSGLPLVILAAIEVKKIMEREKLAGTLMIWPGIAEELVGSKAWYIRDGLFKDVDACIFTHVGNNLGVSWGDAGNNGLVSVEFQFEGSSAHSAGAPWRGKSALDAVELMNIGWNYKREHLKPTQRSHYVVTDGGDQPNVVPSKAAVWYYFRERTYEDIKAMYDDGIRIANGAAMMTNTTVKHRLLGTAWPGHFNKSIAEAMYKNIKTVGLPVWSSDDQALARAVQKLVSAPKKDQRGNAIDGLAVKLDTLNGPVQFSWGAGSDDIADIAWNVPTVVLRYPSNIPGTPGHNWADGIAMATPIAHKGVINGSKVLASTLIDMLTNPKIINDAWDYHKNVQTKDVKYIPFVEKNTPPATFLNTKIMEQFRPQLKKFYYDPSKYNTYLEQLGITYPTLEKKE from the coding sequence ATGAGAACAATATTTACGGGCTTTCTTTGTCTTTTATTCTCTTACACATCAATTGCACAAACTAAACCTGTTCCTTCATCAAAAACAGAAGCATGGAAAAAAGAAATAATTAATTCTGTTGACAGCAAAGCAAAAGATGCCCAGGTAATGGTTGATATGGTGTTCAGTTTTGCTGAGCTTGGTTTCCAGGAAACAGAAACAAGTGCTTATCTCACAAAAATTTTAGAACAAAACGGTTTTACAATTGAACGTGGTGTTTCAGGAATGCCCACTGCATGGATCGCTAAATGGGGCAATGGCAAACCATTTATTGCATTGGGAAGTGATGTGGATTGTATACCTAAGGCTTCACAAAAACCAGGGGTTGCGTATAAAAGTCCGATCATTGAAGATGCACCGGGACATGGTGAAGGACATAATTCCGGTTTACCATTGGTGATACTCGCCGCCATTGAAGTAAAGAAAATTATGGAGCGTGAAAAATTAGCCGGCACGTTGATGATATGGCCCGGTATTGCCGAAGAATTGGTTGGAAGCAAAGCATGGTATATTCGTGATGGTTTGTTTAAAGATGTTGATGCCTGCATCTTTACACATGTTGGTAATAATTTAGGTGTTAGTTGGGGCGATGCAGGAAACAATGGATTGGTATCAGTTGAATTTCAATTTGAAGGGAGCTCTGCCCATTCTGCGGGTGCACCGTGGCGTGGTAAGAGTGCATTAGATGCAGTTGAATTAATGAATATTGGATGGAACTATAAGCGTGAACATTTAAAACCAACGCAACGTTCGCACTATGTGGTTACTGACGGTGGCGATCAGCCGAATGTTGTTCCGTCAAAAGCTGCTGTGTGGTATTATTTCCGTGAACGTACTTATGAGGATATTAAAGCAATGTATGATGATGGTATCCGCATTGCAAATGGTGCAGCCATGATGACCAATACAACCGTAAAACATCGTTTGCTGGGCACTGCATGGCCGGGGCATTTTAATAAATCTATTGCTGAGGCAATGTATAAGAATATTAAAACTGTTGGTTTACCTGTATGGAGCAGTGATGACCAGGCATTGGCAAGAGCGGTGCAAAAATTAGTGAGTGCGCCCAAAAAAGATCAACGTGGCAATGCAATTGATGGATTAGCTGTAAAGCTCGATACATTGAACGGACCTGTGCAATTCTCTTGGGGCGCAGGTAGTGATGATATTGCTGATATTGCATGGAATGTACCTACTGTTGTCTTACGTTATCCATCTAACATTCCCGGAACACCTGGTCATAACTGGGCCGATGGCATTGCCATGGCAACCCCTATTGCACACAAAGGGGTGATCAATGGAAGTAAAGTACTTGCCTCAACATTAATTGATATGCTCACCAATCCGAAAATCATTAATGATGCATGGGACTACCATAAAAATGTGCAAACAAAAGATGTGAAGTATATTCCTTTCGTTGAGAAGAATACGCCACCTGCAACTTTTTTAAACACAAAGATCATGGAACAGTTCAGACCACAGTTGAAGAAGTTCTATTACGATCCATCAAAATACAATACATACCTGGAACAGTTAGGCATCACCTATCCAACATTGGAGAAAAAAGAGTAA
- a CDS encoding amidohydrolase family protein, which translates to MRRSVLFAWLLLFTAVARAQETFPVNGVADPRSGLYVFTNATIVKDAATTISNATLVIKDGRIVSVGTNVSVPADAVVIDCKGKYIYPSFIDVYADYGMPTPQRTQGGFNFNAPAQLTSNQKGAYGWNQAIRTDVQGVRIFTADNVKGKALRDNGFGSVLAHQRDGIARGTGVFVSLIDAKDNKAILKEKASAHYSFSKGTSTQSYPASIMGSISLLRQTYLDAQWYKNNPLAEGVNLSLRFWNEHQNLPQIFEANDKWAVVRADKIGDEFGVQYIIKAGGNEYQRITEMAGTKATFILPLNYPAAMDIEDPHDARFVSLSDMKHWEMAPANAAMFEKAGINFCLTTSDLRDARQFLTNLRKAMEYGLSEAKALEALTKIPATILGVYDMVGSIDAGKVANFLITSGPIFSEKTVIYQNWVQGEKYAVKEELWNDVKGVYNLTVNTPGGAKNYTLDVKNSTTASVIGKDTLTGRFTFDGKQVKLNFPEAKGSRNNIRLSGIANDNLWSGVGDDANGNRFTWTAAYSKETTVKADTTRPKMAPKLGAVPYPFNGYGFTEMPKQETILIKNATVWTNEKEGVLQNADVLIKNGKIAAVGKNLSDAGAKVIDGTGKHVTAGIIDEHSHIAASSINEGGQSVTSEVRITDNLNPEDINIYRQLSGGVTSSHILHGSANTIGGQTQLIKLRWGANDEGLKFQNWPGFIKFALGENVKRSSSQQNNRFPDTRMGVSQVLIDAFTRAKDYEAGWKKYDEEKKKNVKAITPRRDLELDALVEIMNKKRFITCHSYVQSEITDMIRVADRFGFTLNTFTHILEGYKVADKMKEHGAAASTFSDWWNYKMEVLDAIPQNATIMQKVGVNVAINSDDAEMARHLNHEAAKSVKYGGMSEEDALKMVTLNPAKMLHVDDKVGSIKVGKDADVVVWSDHPLSIYAKAEKTIVDGIVYYDREKDKQLRLDIAKERARLMAKMIGEKRTGGPTVPFAPSMEIMHTCTDHYHNHGLLVIDADDVDQNINQ; encoded by the coding sequence ATGAGAAGATCAGTCCTTTTCGCCTGGCTGTTACTGTTTACCGCAGTAGCCAGGGCGCAGGAAACCTTTCCTGTAAACGGCGTAGCCGATCCCCGCAGCGGCCTTTATGTATTTACCAATGCAACCATAGTAAAAGATGCGGCCACCACCATCAGCAATGCCACTTTAGTGATCAAAGACGGACGTATTGTTTCCGTTGGCACTAATGTAAGCGTGCCTGCCGATGCCGTGGTGATCGATTGTAAAGGGAAATACATTTACCCTTCATTTATTGATGTGTATGCCGATTATGGTATGCCAACACCGCAACGTACTCAAGGCGGTTTTAACTTCAATGCTCCTGCCCAGCTCACATCAAACCAAAAAGGAGCTTATGGCTGGAACCAGGCAATCCGCACGGATGTGCAGGGCGTTCGCATTTTCACAGCCGATAACGTAAAAGGTAAAGCTTTGCGTGATAATGGCTTTGGATCTGTGCTTGCTCACCAGCGTGATGGTATTGCAAGAGGCACTGGTGTTTTTGTATCCTTGATTGATGCAAAAGACAACAAAGCCATCCTGAAAGAAAAAGCATCGGCTCACTATTCATTCAGCAAAGGAACATCCACTCAATCTTATCCCGCTTCTATCATGGGGTCTATTTCACTTCTGCGTCAAACGTATTTAGATGCGCAGTGGTATAAGAACAATCCTCTTGCAGAAGGTGTGAACCTTTCGCTGAGATTTTGGAACGAACATCAAAACCTGCCCCAGATATTTGAAGCCAATGATAAATGGGCCGTTGTTCGTGCCGATAAAATTGGTGATGAGTTTGGTGTGCAGTATATCATAAAAGCAGGGGGTAATGAATACCAACGTATCACCGAAATGGCTGGTACAAAAGCAACCTTCATTCTTCCGCTTAATTATCCTGCAGCAATGGATATTGAAGATCCGCATGATGCACGTTTCGTTTCATTAAGTGATATGAAGCACTGGGAAATGGCTCCTGCCAACGCAGCAATGTTTGAGAAAGCAGGTATTAATTTCTGTTTAACTACATCTGATTTGCGTGATGCACGCCAGTTTCTCACCAATCTCCGCAAAGCAATGGAATATGGATTGAGCGAAGCAAAAGCATTAGAAGCGTTAACAAAAATTCCCGCAACTATTTTAGGTGTGTATGACATGGTAGGAAGTATTGATGCAGGTAAAGTCGCCAACTTCCTGATTACATCAGGCCCCATCTTCTCCGAAAAAACAGTGATCTATCAAAACTGGGTGCAGGGAGAAAAATATGCAGTGAAAGAAGAATTATGGAACGATGTAAAGGGCGTTTATAATTTAACGGTGAATACTCCGGGTGGTGCGAAGAATTATACACTTGATGTAAAGAACAGCACTACTGCAAGTGTTATTGGAAAAGACACGCTCACAGGTCGTTTTACGTTTGATGGCAAACAGGTAAAACTGAATTTCCCTGAAGCAAAGGGCAGTCGTAACAACATTCGTTTAAGCGGTATTGCTAATGATAATCTCTGGAGTGGTGTTGGCGATGATGCAAATGGCAACCGTTTTACATGGACTGCCGCATACAGCAAGGAAACAACTGTAAAGGCTGATACTACACGCCCGAAAATGGCACCTAAACTTGGTGCTGTTCCCTACCCCTTCAATGGCTATGGTTTTACAGAAATGCCAAAGCAGGAAACTATCTTAATTAAAAATGCAACTGTATGGACCAATGAGAAAGAAGGGGTTTTACAAAATGCAGACGTATTAATTAAGAACGGAAAAATTGCAGCCGTTGGTAAAAATCTGAGCGATGCAGGTGCTAAAGTAATAGATGGTACAGGTAAACATGTAACTGCCGGTATTATTGATGAACACTCGCATATTGCAGCTTCTTCTATTAATGAAGGCGGACAAAGTGTAACATCTGAAGTGCGTATTACTGATAACCTTAATCCTGAAGATATCAATATCTATCGCCAGTTGAGTGGTGGTGTTACATCATCACACATTTTGCATGGTTCAGCTAATACCATTGGTGGACAAACACAACTCATTAAACTCCGTTGGGGTGCAAATGATGAAGGTTTGAAATTCCAGAACTGGCCCGGCTTTATCAAGTTTGCGTTGGGTGAAAACGTAAAACGTTCAAGTTCACAACAGAACAATCGCTTCCCTGATACACGTATGGGTGTAAGCCAGGTGTTGATCGATGCATTTACACGTGCAAAAGATTACGAAGCTGGTTGGAAAAAGTATGATGAAGAGAAAAAGAAAAATGTAAAAGCAATTACGCCACGTCGTGATCTTGAACTGGATGCATTGGTTGAGATCATGAATAAAAAACGTTTCATCACTTGTCACTCTTATGTGCAAAGTGAGATCACAGATATGATTCGTGTAGCTGACCGTTTTGGCTTTACACTCAACACGTTCACACATATTCTTGAAGGTTATAAAGTAGCCGATAAAATGAAAGAACATGGTGCTGCTGCATCTACCTTCAGCGATTGGTGGAATTACAAAATGGAAGTATTGGATGCAATTCCGCAGAACGCAACCATCATGCAAAAAGTGGGTGTAAATGTTGCAATTAATTCTGATGATGCAGAAATGGCCCGCCACTTAAATCATGAGGCAGCAAAAAGTGTTAAGTATGGCGGCATGAGTGAAGAAGATGCGTTGAAGATGGTTACGCTTAACCCGGCTAAGATGTTGCATGTTGATGATAAAGTGGGCAGCATTAAAGTGGGTAAAGATGCTGATGTTGTAGTATGGAGTGATCATCCTTTAAGCATTTATGCAAAAGCTGAAAAAACAATTGTAGATGGTATTGTTTACTACGATCGTGAAAAAGACAAACAGCTCCGTTTGGATATTGCCAAAGAACGTGCAAGGCTGATGGCAAAAATGATCGGCGAAAAAAGAACAGGTGGTCCAACCGTGCCTTTTGCACCAAGTATGGAAATTATGCATACATGCACTGATCATTATCACAATCATGGTTTACTTGTAATTGATGCAGATGATGTAGATCAAAACATCAACCAATAA
- a CDS encoding asparaginase domain-containing protein — translation MAVRIFITGGTFDKEYNEITGQLFFKDTHMHDLLEMGRCHVPVEIRTLMMVDSLEMTNEDRELIVHQCIQCDEDKIIITHGTDTMSDTAKVIAQKVTDKTVVLTGAMIPIKFGSSDGLFNLGSALAFAQSLPHGVYVAMNGRYFNWDNVRKNKQTGMFEEVK, via the coding sequence ATGGCAGTTCGCATTTTTATTACCGGGGGCACTTTCGATAAAGAATACAATGAAATTACCGGACAGCTTTTCTTTAAGGATACGCATATGCATGATCTGCTGGAGATGGGACGTTGCCACGTGCCTGTCGAAATCCGTACGCTTATGATGGTTGATAGTCTGGAAATGACCAATGAAGACCGTGAGCTGATAGTTCATCAATGTATCCAATGTGATGAAGACAAGATCATTATTACACATGGAACAGACACCATGAGTGATACGGCAAAGGTGATTGCTCAAAAAGTGACAGATAAGACGGTAGTACTTACCGGTGCCATGATTCCCATCAAGTTTGGTAGTAGCGATGGCTTATTTAACCTTGGCAGTGCGCTGGCCTTTGCTCAATCTTTACCGCATGGTGTGTATGTAGCAATGAATGGCCGCTACTTCAATTGGGACAATGTGCGCAAAAACAAACAGACAGGTATGTTTGAGGAAGTAAAATAA
- a CDS encoding amidohydrolase family protein, producing the protein MKKLIFSIQLLLVGILAFAQETVYPAKAQTETITITNATIHVGNGTVITNGSITFENGKIKSVGQSAAATGKVIDAKGKHIYPGLILSSSQLGLAEISSVRATIDHTEFGLYNSNIRSIVAYNTDSKVIATLRSNGILFANVVPQGGTISGTSTVVQLDAWNWEDATYKADGQMHLNMPSLLPRPSRFAAFLGQTDTRSTADQVKEALARVEEIKGFFREAKAYHKEATHAKTNLKFEATKALFEKKQKLFVHCDIVKEMLVAIDFAKEFGFDVVIVGGSESWQIADLLKQNNIAVILAERHALPTSPDDDVDLPYKSATYLQDAGVLFAINDTDGSTRGRNLPFNAGTAAGYGITKEQALSSITLNAAKILGIDKVTGSLEVGKDANIVVSEGDILDMKSSIITHAFVQGRQVSLDDKHKQLNERYKYKYGIK; encoded by the coding sequence ATGAAGAAATTAATATTCAGTATACAACTTTTGCTCGTAGGCATTCTTGCATTTGCGCAGGAAACTGTTTACCCGGCAAAAGCTCAAACAGAAACGATCACCATTACTAATGCCACTATTCATGTTGGTAACGGAACGGTGATTACGAATGGGTCAATCACATTTGAAAACGGAAAGATCAAGTCTGTTGGCCAGTCAGCAGCAGCAACGGGTAAAGTGATCGATGCAAAAGGCAAACATATTTATCCCGGTCTTATTTTATCTTCTTCACAATTAGGTTTAGCAGAAATAAGCAGTGTGAGAGCAACCATCGATCACACGGAGTTTGGTTTATATAACTCAAATATCCGTTCTATTGTTGCTTATAATACCGATTCAAAAGTGATTGCCACACTTCGCAGCAATGGTATTTTATTTGCGAATGTTGTACCACAAGGCGGCACCATCAGTGGCACTTCAACAGTTGTGCAGTTAGATGCATGGAATTGGGAAGATGCTACTTACAAAGCCGATGGACAAATGCACTTGAACATGCCTAGTTTATTACCACGTCCAAGTCGTTTTGCAGCATTCTTAGGCCAAACTGACACAAGAAGCACAGCTGATCAGGTGAAAGAAGCATTGGCTCGTGTAGAAGAAATCAAAGGATTTTTTCGTGAAGCAAAGGCTTATCACAAAGAAGCAACACATGCAAAAACCAATTTAAAGTTTGAAGCAACAAAAGCTTTGTTTGAGAAAAAGCAGAAGCTGTTTGTGCATTGCGATATCGTAAAAGAAATGCTGGTTGCAATTGACTTTGCAAAAGAGTTTGGTTTTGATGTAGTGATCGTTGGTGGCAGCGAAAGCTGGCAAATTGCTGATCTGCTGAAACAGAACAATATTGCAGTGATCCTTGCTGAGCGCCATGCATTACCAACTTCACCAGATGATGATGTTGATCTTCCTTACAAATCAGCTACCTATTTACAAGATGCGGGTGTTTTGTTTGCCATCAATGATACAGATGGTTCAACCCGTGGGCGCAATCTTCCTTTCAATGCAGGCACAGCAGCAGGTTATGGCATTACGAAAGAGCAGGCATTAAGTTCAATAACACTCAATGCAGCCAAAATTTTGGGCATCGACAAAGTAACCGGCTCCCTAGAAGTAGGAAAAGATGCCAATATTGTAGTGAGTGAGGGAGATATTCTTGATATGAAATCGAGCATTATCACCCATGCTTTCGTCCAAGGTCGACAGGTAAGTCTTGATGACAAGCACAAACAGCTGAACGAGCGGTATAAGTACAAATACGGCATTAAATAA
- a CDS encoding PAS domain S-box protein, with product MNSIALIPESFELSQQLYYVLVKPDGYYAGGNPHFFSRFGLNEKRITTTHSYETVHPDDHTVYTAAIKSVLQEPGVTVSVNLRTAIANEGYISTKWEFNCIEANNSEEYYIQCIGFDVEQSVLDITSERSTTHKEEMLEQLLSNGIDVFFLTDVNNNVSYCSPNVKKVLGYESAELIGKNGFSFVHPDDLDLAIHTFKQELEYPDQNRAVDIRFRKKDGDWLWAEAKGRSLFHNPHIRSMLINLNDISLRKQWEEALKESEKRYKSFFDHLPLPLFVISNDHKTILDVNQFAIERYGYSKEEFLALSLCKIFEKQVKCEHLYDLYKSSQPVEHRTKSGEVMLVTIGRHEIVHSNLNGYLLQINDVTDSYRTNRENELGFDISEILIQPNPLNENLKLALNKLRLFTGWELAEIWVPGFDAVYLHNQVSDFDVSDKEIAAFAETTKNHVYLLSDYVASDVSISKKPFWIEDISASEFEFKRKDTAIRFGFQTALAVPVVSENTIVCCLFFLNRQQKKMNRNEINLISIQSKLFGAEIAKRKNNLMLDQFFLISRDILTIAGVDGRYKRVNPAFEAFSGYTAEEATEIHPLSYVHDYDKPAVLEKLHELSRGVVIPYFENRIVTKTGETKWVAWTATPLLNEGIIIASHRDVTAQKEAAEALKISNERYEFIKNAANEAIWDYDLLSKSIVRSNSYKLLFGYDTDNEHSNLHFWESKLHPEDAARVMHELHAFLSQTIVRQWHCEYRFQKSDGTYAFVSDKGYLITDKDQLPIRLVGTMQDVTEQKEFAEKLKISNERYELVTKATNEAIWDLDLEQNNMTWSEGYRILFGHGFEDADQGLDFWETNIHYDERIRVIDSFNLFLQQHTTPHWECEYRFRRKDGSYANVLDKGYMIFNNKGKPVRIVGAMRDITERKKLEKELMLKERSRQFQIAQAAVFAQEKERAEIGKELHDNIGQLLTTTKLYLEMMKLKQADPIELIDRGTKHINTIITEVRNLSRSLVPSSINDLGLIASVNDLIESFRALGSFDIRFFASNSIEEWMDDTIKLTIYRILQEQLNNIVRHADAKNVMVEMFQEDNKVYLFIADDGIGFNLQTVKKGQGLMNIKSRAELQEGSVEILTNPGQGCKLVIQIPINILKTT from the coding sequence ATGAATAGTATTGCACTTATACCCGAATCCTTCGAACTCAGCCAGCAACTTTATTACGTGCTGGTGAAGCCTGATGGTTATTATGCAGGAGGAAATCCTCATTTTTTCAGCCGTTTTGGTTTGAATGAAAAGAGAATTACAACTACTCATTCATATGAAACCGTTCATCCAGATGATCACACTGTTTATACGGCTGCAATTAAATCGGTTTTGCAAGAGCCAGGGGTAACAGTTTCAGTAAATTTACGCACAGCAATAGCTAATGAAGGTTACATTTCTACAAAGTGGGAGTTTAACTGTATTGAAGCAAATAATAGCGAGGAGTATTATATACAATGCATTGGATTTGATGTGGAGCAAAGTGTACTGGATATAACTTCAGAGAGGAGTACTACTCATAAAGAGGAAATGCTTGAACAACTTCTTTCAAATGGCATCGATGTCTTTTTCCTTACGGATGTAAACAACAATGTAAGTTATTGTTCGCCGAACGTAAAAAAAGTACTTGGTTACGAATCGGCCGAATTAATAGGCAAGAATGGTTTTTCTTTTGTGCATCCAGATGATCTGGATCTCGCAATTCACACTTTTAAACAGGAGTTAGAATATCCCGATCAGAACCGTGCTGTAGATATTCGTTTCAGAAAGAAAGATGGAGATTGGTTATGGGCAGAGGCAAAAGGAAGAAGCCTTTTTCATAATCCTCATATCCGTTCAATGCTTATTAACCTAAATGATATTTCATTACGAAAGCAATGGGAAGAGGCATTAAAGGAAAGCGAGAAAAGGTATAAGTCATTTTTTGACCATTTGCCTCTTCCGCTGTTTGTGATAAGTAATGATCATAAAACCATACTTGATGTAAACCAGTTTGCCATAGAACGTTATGGTTATAGCAAAGAAGAGTTCTTAGCTCTAAGCTTATGCAAGATCTTTGAAAAGCAGGTTAAATGCGAACATTTATATGATCTTTATAAAAGTAGCCAGCCGGTTGAACACCGCACAAAAAGTGGCGAAGTAATGTTGGTAACAATTGGCCGCCATGAGATCGTTCATTCAAATTTGAATGGGTATCTTTTGCAAATCAATGATGTAACAGATTCGTATCGTACTAATCGTGAAAATGAATTGGGTTTTGATATTTCAGAGATTCTTATTCAACCCAATCCATTAAATGAGAATCTGAAACTCGCTTTAAATAAGTTGAGATTATTTACTGGCTGGGAGCTTGCAGAAATATGGGTACCCGGATTTGACGCTGTTTATCTGCACAACCAGGTTTCGGATTTTGATGTGTCAGATAAAGAAATAGCCGCATTTGCAGAAACAACAAAAAACCATGTTTATTTACTGAGTGATTATGTGGCAAGTGATGTAAGCATTTCAAAAAAGCCTTTTTGGATTGAAGATATTTCGGCAAGTGAGTTTGAATTTAAACGGAAAGATACTGCGATCAGGTTCGGTTTTCAAACTGCATTAGCAGTTCCTGTTGTGAGTGAGAATACTATTGTTTGTTGTCTTTTCTTTTTAAACAGACAGCAAAAGAAAATGAACCGTAACGAAATAAATCTCATCAGTATACAAAGTAAATTATTTGGCGCAGAAATAGCCAAGCGCAAAAACAATTTGATGCTTGATCAGTTTTTTCTCATCAGCCGGGATATTCTCACAATCGCTGGTGTTGATGGAAGATACAAGCGTGTGAACCCGGCTTTCGAAGCTTTTAGTGGTTATACTGCCGAGGAAGCAACAGAAATTCACCCCTTGAGCTATGTGCATGATTATGATAAGCCTGCGGTGCTTGAGAAGCTACATGAACTTAGTCGAGGTGTTGTGATCCCTTACTTTGAAAACCGTATTGTTACAAAGACCGGTGAAACAAAATGGGTTGCATGGACAGCAACACCGTTGTTGAACGAAGGAATCATCATTGCATCCCATCGTGATGTTACTGCGCAAAAGGAAGCCGCAGAAGCGCTTAAAATCAGTAACGAACGTTACGAGTTTATCAAGAATGCGGCCAATGAAGCAATTTGGGATTATGATCTGCTTTCTAAATCCATAGTTCGCAGCAATAGCTATAAGCTACTATTTGGATACGATACAGATAATGAGCATTCAAATCTTCATTTCTGGGAATCAAAATTGCATCCCGAAGATGCAGCACGTGTGATGCACGAATTACATGCCTTTTTAAGTCAGACTATTGTAAGACAATGGCATTGTGAATATCGCTTTCAAAAAAGTGATGGCACTTATGCTTTTGTTTCAGATAAAGGTTATTTGATCACTGATAAAGATCAACTACCCATCCGGTTAGTTGGTACAATGCAGGATGTTACAGAACAAAAAGAATTTGCAGAAAAACTTAAGATTAGTAATGAGCGGTATGAATTGGTAACAAAAGCAACCAATGAAGCAATTTGGGATCTTGATCTTGAACAGAACAATATGACCTGGAGTGAAGGTTATCGTATATTGTTTGGTCATGGTTTTGAAGATGCTGACCAGGGATTGGATTTCTGGGAAACCAATATTCATTACGATGAACGTATAAGGGTAATCGATAGTTTCAATTTATTTCTTCAACAGCATACAACACCTCATTGGGAATGTGAATACCGTTTTCGTAGAAAAGATGGCTCGTATGCCAATGTGCTCGATAAAGGGTATATGATTTTTAACAACAAAGGGAAGCCGGTGCGTATTGTTGGTGCTATGCGTGATATAACAGAGCGTAAGAAACTGGAGAAGGAATTAATGCTGAAGGAACGCAGCCGCCAATTCCAGATAGCTCAGGCAGCAGTGTTTGCACAGGAGAAAGAAAGAGCAGAGATAGGGAAAGAATTGCACGATAATATTGGACAGCTGTTAACCACTACCAAGTTATATTTAGAGATGATGAAACTGAAACAGGCCGATCCTATTGAGTTGATCGATCGTGGAACAAAACATATCAACACTATCATTACCGAAGTAAGAAACCTGTCAAGATCTTTGGTTCCTTCAAGTATTAACGATCTTGGTTTGATAGCATCAGTAAACGATCTGATTGAAAGTTTCCGTGCGCTGGGCAGTTTTGACATCCGTTTTTTTGCATCCAATTCAATTGAAGAATGGATGGATGATACTATTAAACTCACGATCTACCGCATCTTACAGGAACAACTGAACAATATAGTTCGACATGCAGATGCAAAGAATGTAATGGTGGAAATGTTCCAGGAAGATAACAAGGTTTATCTTTTTATTGCCGATGATGGTATTGGGTTTAACCTGCAAACAGTAAAAAAGGGCCAGGGGCTCATGAATATAAAGAGCCGTGCTGAATTACAGGAAGGATCGGTAGAGATCCTTACAAATCCTGGTCAAGGATGCAAATTAGTTATTCAAATTCCTATTAATATTTTAAAAACTACATGA
- a CDS encoding SixA phosphatase family protein: MKSLFLIRHAKSSWDNPTQNDFDRPLNARGLKDAPVMAKRLLDRKIKIDAFISSPAIRAKQTCSLFMKTFKVDEAAMHLQSQLYLAAPDVFMQTIINIPAAISTAAIFSHNEGITEFANTLTSTSIDNMPTSSVFAVKAEIDNWKDFAKAKKEFWFFDYPKLQP, translated from the coding sequence ATGAAATCGCTTTTCCTCATACGCCATGCAAAAAGCAGTTGGGATAACCCCACACAAAACGATTTCGACCGGCCATTAAATGCGAGAGGATTAAAAGATGCACCTGTGATGGCGAAACGCCTGCTAGACCGAAAGATAAAGATTGATGCATTCATTAGCAGCCCTGCAATACGGGCAAAGCAAACCTGTTCTCTTTTCATGAAAACGTTCAAGGTCGATGAAGCAGCTATGCATCTTCAATCACAACTATACCTGGCAGCACCTGATGTGTTTATGCAGACGATAATAAACATACCTGCAGCAATTTCAACGGCTGCTATTTTCTCACATAACGAAGGCATTACAGAATTTGCCAACACACTCACAAGTACCAGCATTGATAATATGCCTACCTCTTCTGTTTTTGCAGTGAAGGCAGAAATTGATAACTGGAAAGATTTTGCAAAAGCAAAAAAGGAATTCTGGTTTTTTGATTATCCAAAATTGCAGCCCTGA
- a CDS encoding response regulator transcription factor encodes MEKITVLIADDHKLIRETWTFILNSDPRFTVIAQCSNGEEAIEMAQKLRPKIALLDINMAPMNGIEATEQIRKFSPATKIIGVSMHSQPAYVKKLLKLGAMGYVTKNSPQQEMFDAIAAVHEGKRYICAEVKTILSEQIFEEESTGANTLSTRELDVIKYIKQGMSSKEISGELNISLKTVEVHRHNILKKLNLKNSAALVNYINSSGLII; translated from the coding sequence ATGGAAAAGATTACAGTTTTAATTGCCGACGATCATAAGCTTATTCGTGAAACATGGACTTTTATCCTAAATAGTGATCCACGCTTTACTGTAATTGCACAGTGCAGTAATGGTGAGGAAGCTATTGAAATGGCTCAGAAATTACGTCCGAAAATAGCTTTGTTAGACATTAACATGGCACCTATGAACGGGATTGAAGCAACGGAGCAAATCCGGAAGTTTTCACCTGCAACAAAAATTATTGGTGTATCCATGCACTCACAGCCGGCTTACGTAAAGAAATTATTGAAGCTTGGTGCAATGGGATATGTAACCAAAAACTCTCCGCAGCAGGAGATGTTTGATGCTATTGCAGCGGTGCATGAAGGCAAGCGCTATATCTGTGCCGAAGTAAAGACAATTTTGAGCGAGCAGATTTTTGAAGAAGAAAGCACAGGTGCAAACACACTTTCCACCCGTGAACTTGACGTCATTAAGTACATCAAACAGGGTATGTCTTCAAAGGAAATTTCAGGTGAGTTGAATATTTCACTTAAAACAGTGGAGGTACATCGTCACAACATCCTTAAGAAATTAAATTTAAAAAACAGTGCAGCGTTAGTGAACTATATTAACTCTTCAGGTTTAATAATTTGA